A window of Malania oleifera isolate guangnan ecotype guangnan chromosome 5, ASM2987363v1, whole genome shotgun sequence contains these coding sequences:
- the LOC131156678 gene encoding jasmonate-induced oxygenase 2-like isoform X1 codes for MGEVDPAFIQDLEHRPSPKFIEAGGIPLIDLSAANSPDTLSNPRTIAGLVAEIGEACENWGFFQVINHGVPAEIRERIENAAREFFAQPAEEKRKVRRDERQALGYYDTEHTKNVRDWKEVIDFIAKVPTVIPASHEADDRELKELVNQWPEYPPDLREVCEEYGGEMEKLAFKLLGLISLSLGLPADRLNGFFEDHTAFMRLNHYPPCPAPHLALGIGRHKDSGALTVLAQDDVGGLEVKRKADGVWVLAKTTPDAYIINVGDIVQVWSNDRYESVEHRVKVNLERERFSIPYFFNPSQHVNVKPLEELTSEENPAKYEEYNWGKFLANRTRSNFKKLNVENLQIDHFKKQEQSV; via the exons ATGGGAGAGGTCGATCCTGCCTTCATCCAAGACCTGGAACACAGGCCTAGTCCCAAATTCATCGAAGCCGGAGGAATTCCGTTGATCGATCTCTCGGCGGCGAATTCTCCCGACACTCTGTCGAACCCCCGCACGATCGCCGGCCTCGTTGCCGAGATAGGCGAGGCGTGCGAGAATTGGGGATTCTTCCAAGTAATCAACCACGGGGTGCCGGCGGAGATTCGCGAGAGGATTGAGAACGCGGCGAGGGAGTTCTTCGCGCAGCCGGCGGAGGAGAAGCGGAAGGTGAGGAGGGACGAGAGGCAGGCGTTGGGGTATTACGACACGGAGCACACCAAGAACGTAAGGGACTGGAAAGAGGTGATTGATTTTATTGCGAAAGTTCCGACGGTGATTCCGGCGTCGCACGAGGCCGATGATCGGGAATTGAAGGAGCTGGTCAATCAGTGGCCGGAGTATCCTCCTGACCTAAG GGAGGTATGCGAAGAATATGGAGGAGAAATGGAGAAACTGGCTTTCAAATTGCTAGGACTCATCTCCCTGAGCTTGGGGTTGCCGGCAGACAGATTGAATGGCTTCTTCGAAGACCATACCGCCTTCATGCGGCTGAATCACTACCCTCCCTGCCCAGCTCCTCACCTGGCTCTGGGCATCGGCCGCCACAAGGATTCGGGTGCGCTCACCGTCCTTGCTCAGGACGACGTCGGTGGCCTTGAAGTCAAGCGCAAGGCAGATGGAGTGTGGGTTCTCGCCAAGACCACGCCCGATGCCTATATCATCAATGTCGGTGATATTGTTCAG GTTTGGAGCAATGATAGATATGAGAGTGTGGAGCACAGGGTGAAGGTGAATCTCGAGAGAGAAAGGTTCTCCATTCCTTACTTCTTCAACCCGTCTCAGCATGTCAATGTGAAGCCTCTGGAGGAATTGACAAGTGAGGAAAACCCTGCCAAGTACGAGGAATACAACTGGGGAAAGTTCCTTGCCAACCGAACACGCAGCAATTTCAAGAAGCTCAATGTTGAAAACCTCCAAATTGACCATTTTAAGAAGCAAGAACAATCAGTCTAG